In one Gossypium hirsutum isolate 1008001.06 chromosome D09, Gossypium_hirsutum_v2.1, whole genome shotgun sequence genomic region, the following are encoded:
- the LOC107908686 gene encoding beta-fructofuranosidase, insoluble isoenzyme 1 isoform X1 — protein MAVSELLSLTLFITFLCAVNNGRVEATHEIYPQFQSLSAVSVHQLHRTAFHFQPPKNWINDPNAPMYYNGIYHFFYQYNPKGAVWGNIVWAHSVSKDMINWKALEPAIYPSHRFDRKGAWSGSATILPGNKPIILYTGVDPSDRQVQNYAVPANLSDPYLRKWIKPAGLNPVVDPEAGVNASAFRDPTTAWWLSGHWRMVVGSKRNHRGMAYLYRSRDFIHWIKAKHPLHSAPHTGMWECPDFYPVLLSGRQGLDTSVVGKQVKHVLKVSLDVTRYDYYTVGTYLTNEDRYVPDNTSVDGWAGIRYDYGNFYASKTFFDPAKKRRILWGWVNESDTTSDDVRKGWAGIQAIPRIVWLDPSQRQLMQWPIQELETLRGTNVKMNHQMLKTGDHIEVKGISAAQADVDVTFYIPSLDKVEAFNLGWSLTDAQLLCAKKGSKVQGGIGPFGLLALASENLEEYTPVFFRIFKSSQKHIVLLCSDARSSSLKDGLYKPSFAGFVDVDLTDKKLSLRSLIDHSVVESFGAGGKTCITSRVYPTLAVLENAHLYAFNNGTETIIVENLNAWSMKKPLRMN, from the exons ATGGCAGTTTCAGAGCTGCTCTCTCTTACCCTATTCATCACTTTCCTTTGCGCCGTTAACAATGGCCGAGTGGAAGCAACTCACGAGATTTATCCACAATTTCAGTCTCTCAGCGCTGTTAGTGTCCACCAACTCCACAGAACTGCCTTCCACTTTCAGCCTCCTAAGAATTGGATCAACG ATCCAAACG CCCCAATGTACTACAATGGAATATACCATTTTTTCTACCAATATAATCCCAAAGGTGCAGTTTGGGGCAACATTGTGTGGGCTCATTCAGTTTCAAAAGACATGATCAATTGGAAAGCACTTGAACCCGCAATTTATCCTTCACATCGCTTCGATAGAAAGGGAGCTTGGTCTGGCTCTGCCACCATTCTTCCTGGCAATAAACCCATAATTTTGTACACGGGGGTCGATCCCAGTGACAGACAAGTCCAAAACTACGCAGTCCCAGCAAATTTATCTGACCCTTATCTACGAAAGTGGATCAAGCCAGCTGGTTTAAACCCAGTTGTCGATCCTGAAGCAGGCGTGAATGCTAGTGCCTTTCGAGACCCAACCACTGCCTGGTGGTTGAGTGGTCACTGGAGAATGGTAGTGGGAAGCAAAAGGAATCACAGAGGGATGGCCTATCTGTATAGAAGTAGAGATTTCATTCATTGGATCAAAGCTAAACACCCTTTACATTCAGCACCCCACACAGGAATGTGGGAATGCCCTGATTTTTACCCAGTTTTGTTATCTGGTAGACAAGGTTTAGACACTTCTGTGGTGGGAAAACAAGTGAAGCATGTTTTGAAAGTGAGCTTGGATGTTACCAGATATGATTACTACACAGTTGGGACATATTTAACTAATGAGGATCGATATGTGCCTGATAATACATCCGTCGATGGATGGGCTGGCATTAGATATGATTATGGGAATTTTTATGCTTCAAAGACATTTTTTGACCCTGCTAAAAAGAGGAGGATTTTGTGGGGGTGGGTTAATGAATCTGATACCACTTCAGATGATGTTAGAAAAGGATGGGCAGGAATTCAG GCAATTCCAAGAATAGTGTGGCTCGATCCAAGTCAAAGGCAATTGATGCAATGGCCTATTCAAGAGTTGGAGACTCTAAGAGGGACAAATGTTAAAATGAACCATCAAATGCTTAAAACAGGCGATCATATTGAAGTCAAAGGAATTTCTGCTGCTCAG GCTGATGTTGATGTTACCTTCTATATTCCTAGTTTGGATAAAGTAGAAGCATTTAACCTTGGTTGGAGTTTGACAGATGCCCAACTTCTCTGTGCCAAAAAGGGTTCAAAGGTTCAAGGTGGAATTGGCCCATTTGGGCTCTTGGCTTTAGCTTCTGAAAACCTAGAAGAATATACTCCAGTCTTCTTCAGAATATTCAAAAGTTCACAGAAACATATAGTCCTATTATGCTCTGATGCAAGAAG TTCCTCATTGAAGGATGGTCTTTATAAACCATCATTTGCTGGCTTTGTTGATGTAGATTTGACTGATAAGAAGCTTTCACTGAGGAGTCTG ATTGATCATTCTGTAGTGGAAAGCTTCGGAGCTGGAGGAAAAACATGCATCACATCTAGGGTTTATCCTACGTTAGCAGTGCTTGAGAATGCTCATTTGTACGCATTCAACAATGGGACTGAGACAATCATTGTCGAGAATCTTAATGCATGGAGCATGAAGAAGCCTCTGAGGATGAATTGA
- the LOC107908686 gene encoding beta-fructofuranosidase, insoluble isoenzyme 1 isoform X2 — protein sequence MAVSELLSLTLFITFLCAVNNGRVEATHEIYPQFQSLSAVSVHQLHRTAFHFQPPKNWINDPNAPMYYNGIYHFFYQYNPKGAVWGNIVWAHSVSKDMINWKALEPAIYPSHRFDRKGAWSGSATILPGNKPIILYTGVDPSDRQVQNYAVPANLSDPYLRKWIKPAGLNPVVDPEAGVNASAFRDPTTAWWLSGHWRMVVGSKRNHRGMAYLYRSRDFIHWIKAKHPLHSAPHTGMWECPDFYPVLLSGRQGLDTSVVGKQVKHVLKVSLDVTRYDYYTVGTYLTNEDRYVPDNTSVDGWAGIRYDYGNFYASKTFFDPAKKRRILWGWVNESDTTSDDVRKGWAGIQAIPRIVWLDPSQRQLMQWPIQELETLRGTNVKMNHQMLKTGDHIEVKGISAAQADVDVTFYIPSLDKVEAFNLGWSLTDAQLLCAKKGSKVQGGIGPFGLLALASENLEEYTPVFFRIFKSSQKHIVLLCSDARSSSLKDGLYKPSFAGFVDVDLTDKKLSLRSLWKASELEEKHASHLGFILR from the exons ATGGCAGTTTCAGAGCTGCTCTCTCTTACCCTATTCATCACTTTCCTTTGCGCCGTTAACAATGGCCGAGTGGAAGCAACTCACGAGATTTATCCACAATTTCAGTCTCTCAGCGCTGTTAGTGTCCACCAACTCCACAGAACTGCCTTCCACTTTCAGCCTCCTAAGAATTGGATCAACG ATCCAAACG CCCCAATGTACTACAATGGAATATACCATTTTTTCTACCAATATAATCCCAAAGGTGCAGTTTGGGGCAACATTGTGTGGGCTCATTCAGTTTCAAAAGACATGATCAATTGGAAAGCACTTGAACCCGCAATTTATCCTTCACATCGCTTCGATAGAAAGGGAGCTTGGTCTGGCTCTGCCACCATTCTTCCTGGCAATAAACCCATAATTTTGTACACGGGGGTCGATCCCAGTGACAGACAAGTCCAAAACTACGCAGTCCCAGCAAATTTATCTGACCCTTATCTACGAAAGTGGATCAAGCCAGCTGGTTTAAACCCAGTTGTCGATCCTGAAGCAGGCGTGAATGCTAGTGCCTTTCGAGACCCAACCACTGCCTGGTGGTTGAGTGGTCACTGGAGAATGGTAGTGGGAAGCAAAAGGAATCACAGAGGGATGGCCTATCTGTATAGAAGTAGAGATTTCATTCATTGGATCAAAGCTAAACACCCTTTACATTCAGCACCCCACACAGGAATGTGGGAATGCCCTGATTTTTACCCAGTTTTGTTATCTGGTAGACAAGGTTTAGACACTTCTGTGGTGGGAAAACAAGTGAAGCATGTTTTGAAAGTGAGCTTGGATGTTACCAGATATGATTACTACACAGTTGGGACATATTTAACTAATGAGGATCGATATGTGCCTGATAATACATCCGTCGATGGATGGGCTGGCATTAGATATGATTATGGGAATTTTTATGCTTCAAAGACATTTTTTGACCCTGCTAAAAAGAGGAGGATTTTGTGGGGGTGGGTTAATGAATCTGATACCACTTCAGATGATGTTAGAAAAGGATGGGCAGGAATTCAG GCAATTCCAAGAATAGTGTGGCTCGATCCAAGTCAAAGGCAATTGATGCAATGGCCTATTCAAGAGTTGGAGACTCTAAGAGGGACAAATGTTAAAATGAACCATCAAATGCTTAAAACAGGCGATCATATTGAAGTCAAAGGAATTTCTGCTGCTCAG GCTGATGTTGATGTTACCTTCTATATTCCTAGTTTGGATAAAGTAGAAGCATTTAACCTTGGTTGGAGTTTGACAGATGCCCAACTTCTCTGTGCCAAAAAGGGTTCAAAGGTTCAAGGTGGAATTGGCCCATTTGGGCTCTTGGCTTTAGCTTCTGAAAACCTAGAAGAATATACTCCAGTCTTCTTCAGAATATTCAAAAGTTCACAGAAACATATAGTCCTATTATGCTCTGATGCAAGAAG TTCCTCATTGAAGGATGGTCTTTATAAACCATCATTTGCTGGCTTTGTTGATGTAGATTTGACTGATAAGAAGCTTTCACTGAGGAGTCTG TGGAAAGCTTCGGAGCTGGAGGAAAAACATGCATCACATCTAGGGTTTATCCTACGTTAG
- the LOC107908686 gene encoding beta-fructofuranosidase, insoluble isoenzyme 1 isoform X3, which produces MAVSELLSLTLFITFLCAVNNGRVEATHEIYPQFQSLSAVSVHQLHRTAFHFQPPKNWINDPNAPMYYNGIYHFFYQYNPKGAVWGNIVWAHSVSKDMINWKALEPAIYPSHRFDRKGAWSGSATILPGNKPIILYTGVDPSDRQVQNYAVPANLSDPYLRKWIKPAGLNPVVDPEAGVNASAFRDPTTAWWLSGHWRMVVGSKRNHRGMAYLYRSRDFIHWIKAKHPLHSAPHTGMWECPDFYPVLLSGRQGLDTSVVGKQVKHVLKVSLDVTRYDYYTVGTYLTNEDRYVPDNTSVDGWAGIRYDYGNFYASKTFFDPAKKRRILWGWVNESDTTSDDVRKGWAGIQAIPRIVWLDPSQRQLMQWPIQELETLRGTNVKMNHQMLKTGDHIEVKGISAAQADVDVTFYIPSLDKVEAFNLGWSLTDAQLLCAKKGSKVQGGIGPFGLLALASENLEEYTPVFFRIFKSSQKHIVLLCSDARRFD; this is translated from the exons ATGGCAGTTTCAGAGCTGCTCTCTCTTACCCTATTCATCACTTTCCTTTGCGCCGTTAACAATGGCCGAGTGGAAGCAACTCACGAGATTTATCCACAATTTCAGTCTCTCAGCGCTGTTAGTGTCCACCAACTCCACAGAACTGCCTTCCACTTTCAGCCTCCTAAGAATTGGATCAACG ATCCAAACG CCCCAATGTACTACAATGGAATATACCATTTTTTCTACCAATATAATCCCAAAGGTGCAGTTTGGGGCAACATTGTGTGGGCTCATTCAGTTTCAAAAGACATGATCAATTGGAAAGCACTTGAACCCGCAATTTATCCTTCACATCGCTTCGATAGAAAGGGAGCTTGGTCTGGCTCTGCCACCATTCTTCCTGGCAATAAACCCATAATTTTGTACACGGGGGTCGATCCCAGTGACAGACAAGTCCAAAACTACGCAGTCCCAGCAAATTTATCTGACCCTTATCTACGAAAGTGGATCAAGCCAGCTGGTTTAAACCCAGTTGTCGATCCTGAAGCAGGCGTGAATGCTAGTGCCTTTCGAGACCCAACCACTGCCTGGTGGTTGAGTGGTCACTGGAGAATGGTAGTGGGAAGCAAAAGGAATCACAGAGGGATGGCCTATCTGTATAGAAGTAGAGATTTCATTCATTGGATCAAAGCTAAACACCCTTTACATTCAGCACCCCACACAGGAATGTGGGAATGCCCTGATTTTTACCCAGTTTTGTTATCTGGTAGACAAGGTTTAGACACTTCTGTGGTGGGAAAACAAGTGAAGCATGTTTTGAAAGTGAGCTTGGATGTTACCAGATATGATTACTACACAGTTGGGACATATTTAACTAATGAGGATCGATATGTGCCTGATAATACATCCGTCGATGGATGGGCTGGCATTAGATATGATTATGGGAATTTTTATGCTTCAAAGACATTTTTTGACCCTGCTAAAAAGAGGAGGATTTTGTGGGGGTGGGTTAATGAATCTGATACCACTTCAGATGATGTTAGAAAAGGATGGGCAGGAATTCAG GCAATTCCAAGAATAGTGTGGCTCGATCCAAGTCAAAGGCAATTGATGCAATGGCCTATTCAAGAGTTGGAGACTCTAAGAGGGACAAATGTTAAAATGAACCATCAAATGCTTAAAACAGGCGATCATATTGAAGTCAAAGGAATTTCTGCTGCTCAG GCTGATGTTGATGTTACCTTCTATATTCCTAGTTTGGATAAAGTAGAAGCATTTAACCTTGGTTGGAGTTTGACAGATGCCCAACTTCTCTGTGCCAAAAAGGGTTCAAAGGTTCAAGGTGGAATTGGCCCATTTGGGCTCTTGGCTTTAGCTTCTGAAAACCTAGAAGAATATACTCCAGTCTTCTTCAGAATATTCAAAAGTTCACAGAAACATATAGTCCTATTATGCTCTGATGCAAGAAG ATTTGACTGA